A genomic window from Bacteroidota bacterium includes:
- a CDS encoding LON peptidase substrate-binding domain-containing protein has protein sequence MAESIRLPLFPLPMILYPETTLSVHVSEYPHRVLARRCLEEGRPFGVVWRRSESELAAVGCSARIMRLLREYPDGRLDILLRGERRFEILETFKRPLYLEAEVRFFDDIEIEPLDEPLRERAIALHIKLVETSGKKPDLSGYGRYRRVSFFLAANGDLSLEQGQSLLELRSENARLSALVEHLHRQVGTALLQRRVQSNGWLSKGRP, from the coding sequence ATGGCCGAAAGCATCCGTTTGCCGCTTTTTCCGCTCCCGATGATCCTGTATCCGGAAACCACGTTGTCTGTGCACGTCTCCGAGTACCCGCATCGGGTGTTGGCGCGAAGGTGTTTGGAGGAGGGGCGTCCGTTCGGGGTGGTCTGGCGACGCTCCGAGTCGGAGTTGGCTGCTGTGGGCTGCTCAGCGCGCATCATGCGCCTATTGCGCGAGTATCCCGACGGCCGGCTTGACATCCTGTTGCGGGGGGAGCGGCGCTTTGAGATCCTGGAAACCTTCAAACGACCCCTTTATCTGGAAGCCGAAGTGCGCTTTTTCGACGATATCGAAATAGAGCCCCTAGATGAGCCCTTACGAGAGCGAGCCATCGCGTTGCATATCAAGCTGGTAGAGACGAGCGGCAAAAAACCGGATCTATCGGGCTACGGCCGCTATCGGAGGGTTTCCTTTTTTCTAGCCGCGAACGGAGACCTGAGCTTGGAGCAAGGCCAGAGCCTGCTGGAGTTGCGCTCCGAGAACGCTCGCTTATCGGCCTTGGTGGAACATCTGCACCGGCAAGTGGGCACCGCTTTGCTGCAGCGCCGCGTACAGAGCAATGGATGGCTGAGCAAGGGAAGACCGTGA
- a CDS encoding ADP-ribosylglycohydrolase family protein, translating to MSLSPLRARFRGAILGTAIGDALGMPVEGRSYWTIQTYYRGIRGYEDDHFDPEGLRAGQWTDDTQQMWALLEALCEVCGPDPEVFARALVRAYRSGPRRWGRYSREAVSRLEAGCPPGQSGDPTADTAGALARSAPLGLWWAARRTSPEQAWAQTEAITGVSHAHPEAITGAFLQAWAVCRLALSDPAAFEPETWLEELLKTLEAVGPSAETALFGERVRALWARRHEIPLELTEGLTQVPARARDLGPLALVLFGRVFADPEAVILSGINAGGDTDTLGALLGALCGALHGCACFPQAWLEGLEARSELEAAADRLYEAALQNR from the coding sequence ATGAGCCTCTCCCCGCTACGCGCGCGCTTCCGGGGTGCCATACTGGGGACCGCCATAGGGGACGCCTTGGGCATGCCCGTCGAGGGGCGCAGCTACTGGACGATTCAGACCTACTATCGGGGCATCCGGGGCTATGAGGACGACCACTTCGATCCCGAAGGGCTTCGGGCGGGGCAATGGACGGACGATACCCAGCAGATGTGGGCGCTTCTAGAAGCCCTCTGCGAGGTCTGTGGCCCCGATCCGGAGGTCTTCGCACGAGCCTTGGTCCGCGCCTATCGGTCTGGCCCCCGCCGATGGGGACGATACAGCCGGGAGGCTGTATCGCGTCTGGAGGCTGGATGCCCTCCTGGCCAAAGCGGAGACCCCACAGCCGATACGGCGGGTGCGCTTGCCCGCTCAGCCCCTCTCGGACTTTGGTGGGCGGCGCGCAGGACATCCCCGGAACAGGCCTGGGCGCAGACGGAGGCCATAACGGGCGTCAGCCATGCCCATCCCGAAGCCATAACGGGGGCTTTTCTACAGGCCTGGGCGGTATGCCGGCTTGCCCTTTCGGATCCGGCGGCTTTTGAGCCTGAGACTTGGCTTGAGGAGCTGCTCAAAACTTTAGAGGCTGTAGGTCCGTCCGCCGAGACGGCCCTTTTTGGGGAACGGGTGCGGGCGCTGTGGGCGCGCCGGCATGAGATTCCGCTGGAATTGACCGAAGGGCTCACCCAAGTTCCGGCAAGGGCACGCGATCTGGGTCCGCTTGCCTTGGTGCTCTTTGGGCGCGTCTTTGCCGATCCGGAAGCCGTGATCCTGTCCGGGATCAACGCGGGTGGAGACACGGACACGCTGGGCGCGCTGCTGGGCGCCTTGTGCGGAGCACTGCACGGATGCGCTTGTTTTCCGCAGGCCTGGCTTGAAGGATTAGAAGCCCGATCCGAACTGGAGGCCGCCGCAGATCGCCTATACGAGGCTGCGCTTCAGAACCGATAG
- a CDS encoding MBL fold metallo-hydrolase, with protein MAEQGKTVMRIGPYEVRAVQAGWFRLDGGAMFGVVPKVLWERRTPADERNRILLGTRCLLLIGAGRVVLVDVGIGAKYSEKFADLYGIDQREHDLESGLRAHGLRPEDVTDVLLTHLHFDHVGGATRWAEPGRAVPTFPRATYYVQRSQWEAALKPNARERASFLGENFLPLLEAHQLEFLDGNVEVLPGIHTRVVNGHTRGQQLVKVSDGQHTLLYAADLLPTVHHIGLPWIMAYDMCAQTTLTEKALLLEQAAQEGWWLFFEHDPEITLCRVRRTERDFEPVDEHRELPADWPTASLPA; from the coding sequence ATGGCTGAGCAAGGGAAGACCGTGATGCGCATCGGACCCTACGAAGTGCGCGCCGTGCAGGCGGGATGGTTTCGTCTCGATGGCGGCGCCATGTTTGGAGTCGTGCCCAAAGTGCTCTGGGAACGCCGCACGCCCGCTGATGAACGGAATCGGATCCTGCTGGGCACTCGCTGTCTGCTGCTGATCGGCGCCGGCCGCGTGGTGCTTGTAGACGTGGGCATTGGCGCTAAGTACTCGGAGAAGTTCGCCGATCTGTACGGAATCGACCAGCGCGAACACGATCTGGAGAGCGGCCTGAGGGCGCACGGATTACGCCCGGAGGACGTAACGGACGTGCTGCTTACGCATTTGCACTTCGATCACGTCGGGGGGGCGACCCGATGGGCCGAGCCCGGACGCGCGGTCCCTACGTTCCCCCGCGCCACGTACTACGTGCAGCGCAGCCAATGGGAGGCGGCCCTCAAGCCCAACGCGCGAGAGCGGGCAAGCTTTCTAGGGGAAAACTTCTTGCCCCTTCTGGAGGCGCACCAGCTGGAATTCCTAGACGGCAACGTGGAGGTGCTGCCGGGGATCCATACACGGGTGGTAAACGGGCATACCCGCGGCCAACAGCTCGTCAAGGTCTCCGATGGCCAGCACACGCTCCTGTACGCGGCCGATCTGCTTCCGACGGTGCACCACATAGGCCTGCCCTGGATTATGGCCTACGACATGTGCGCGCAAACTACCCTGACAGAGAAAGCGCTTCTCTTGGAGCAAGCCGCACAAGAGGGCTGGTGGCTGTTTTTCGAGCATGATCCCGAGATCACCCTCTGCCGGGTTCGAAGAACCGAGCGGGATTTCGAACCGGTCGACGAACACCGCGAGCTCCCGGCAGATTGGCCCACCGCCAGCCTACCGGCGTAA
- a CDS encoding outer membrane beta-barrel protein: MRLLLLGFCLFGLGALKLQAQDRGIVISGRIVDAKERTGLPGANVILRALPDTTRMVGVATDAQGNFSLRLPGAGRYRLQVSFVGYRPYQRELTLTANANLGTIPLDPAPLTPGEVTVEAVQERAVVKGDTIQFNAAAFRVSQDATAEDLVKKLPGVTVEGGQVQAQGETVRRVLVDGREFFGQDPMAVLRNLPAEVVQSIQVFDRASDQAQFTGFQDGNTERTINIITRPDRRFGQFGRLYGGYGPDARYASGGTVNVFSGNRRVSLIGLGNNINQQNFAIEDILGVLGSGSGGGFARMFGAFGGPGGGFGGGGGRGGPGGGGGGGGMFGGGGGPGGGGPWGDMFRNVGNFLIGEQPGVNTTHSVGINYSDVLQNGKVQLSGSYFFNRLGNQAESQLSRQYFTAETVNWLYDEATRNQSTNYNHRLNLRLEYTLDSRNSFVLTPRISFQDNSTRNTLQGLSVLASGQRLSQTSSAYNSDVFGYNGSIEALYRLRFPVQGRTFSARINAGFSDRSTESDQRSANVFFRPGPLGWIEIDSTFSQRIQDQRPSYSLDLDLSYTEPIGSYGQLQIEYEPTLERRWADKQTRRFDPAAGVFGNPIPTLSSQFDNTILTHQGVLAYQYRRQATRLTLRLTYQNRRMLGDQTYPYPVRVDRAFNVLLPFAELEYRLGPTQNLRFMYRAWSGLPSINQLQPVVDNSNPLFLSSGNPDLEPSYTHMGMIRYQATDPLGGRFLMVALNVNYGLNYITNASLIAQRDTLLPNGVYLPRGTQYSFPTNLDGNRSARLFLVHSRPLGVLRTSLNMLGGLNYNRTPSLISGRKTWSDLYGLNTGLVLTSNISERVDFLVLYNFNYNRVRTSTGASNNTYQQHRASVNVNLQPWSRFVVSSQFSYTQYVGLGAELDEPVLLWNAALGVKFLKDNAGELRIGLSDILNQNKAISRSVTEQYIQDTRTQVLGRYVMFSFSYRLRNFRI; the protein is encoded by the coding sequence ATGCGTTTACTTCTTCTAGGGTTTTGCCTGTTCGGGTTGGGTGCGCTCAAGCTTCAGGCTCAAGATCGGGGCATCGTGATAAGCGGCCGCATTGTCGACGCCAAGGAGCGCACGGGGCTTCCGGGTGCTAACGTGATCCTGCGCGCCCTGCCGGATACCACGCGTATGGTTGGTGTGGCCACGGATGCGCAGGGGAACTTCAGCCTGCGCCTGCCCGGCGCAGGACGCTACCGGTTGCAGGTCTCCTTCGTCGGCTATAGACCCTATCAGCGGGAGCTAACGTTAACTGCGAACGCGAATCTGGGTACAATCCCCCTGGATCCCGCCCCGCTTACGCCTGGTGAAGTGACCGTTGAGGCCGTGCAAGAGCGTGCGGTGGTAAAAGGCGATACGATCCAGTTTAACGCGGCGGCCTTCAGGGTAAGCCAGGACGCCACGGCCGAGGATTTGGTCAAAAAGCTGCCTGGAGTGACCGTGGAGGGGGGTCAGGTTCAGGCACAAGGCGAGACAGTGCGCCGCGTGCTCGTAGATGGACGTGAGTTCTTCGGGCAAGACCCCATGGCGGTGCTGCGCAACCTGCCGGCCGAGGTGGTGCAGAGTATTCAAGTCTTCGACCGCGCAAGCGACCAAGCCCAATTTACCGGCTTTCAAGACGGGAACACCGAGCGCACGATCAACATCATCACGCGTCCGGATCGGCGCTTTGGTCAGTTCGGACGTCTGTATGGGGGTTACGGCCCTGATGCCCGTTACGCAAGCGGCGGCACGGTAAATGTGTTCTCGGGCAACCGCCGGGTCTCGCTCATAGGACTGGGCAACAACATCAATCAGCAGAACTTCGCCATCGAGGACATCCTCGGCGTGCTGGGTTCTGGAAGTGGAGGGGGGTTCGCCCGGATGTTTGGCGCTTTCGGGGGGCCGGGCGGTGGATTTGGAGGCGGAGGCGGACGAGGCGGCCCTGGAGGAGGTGGAGGCGGTGGAGGTATGTTTGGCGGCGGGGGTGGTCCAGGTGGCGGAGGCCCATGGGGGGATATGTTCCGCAACGTCGGCAACTTCCTGATAGGGGAGCAGCCAGGTGTCAACACCACGCACTCGGTGGGGATCAACTACTCCGATGTGCTGCAAAACGGCAAGGTGCAGCTTTCCGGTAGTTACTTCTTCAATCGCTTGGGCAACCAAGCCGAATCCCAGCTTAGCCGACAGTACTTTACGGCCGAGACTGTGAATTGGCTTTACGACGAGGCCACTCGAAACCAGAGCACCAACTACAACCATCGACTGAACCTCCGCCTGGAGTATACCCTCGATTCCCGCAACAGCTTCGTGCTCACCCCCCGGATAAGCTTTCAGGATAATAGCACGCGCAACACTTTGCAGGGGTTATCCGTGTTGGCCTCGGGACAGAGGCTGAGCCAAACGAGCAGCGCTTACAACTCAGACGTCTTCGGCTACAACGGCAGCATCGAGGCCCTGTATCGCCTCCGTTTCCCTGTTCAAGGCCGAACGTTTTCGGCGCGCATCAACGCGGGCTTTAGCGACCGCTCCACAGAGAGCGATCAGCGCTCCGCTAACGTGTTCTTCCGTCCCGGCCCCCTAGGCTGGATTGAAATCGATTCCACCTTCAGCCAGCGCATTCAGGATCAGCGACCGAGCTACAGTTTGGATCTGGACCTGAGCTATACCGAGCCCATCGGCTCTTATGGGCAGCTGCAGATCGAATACGAGCCCACCCTGGAGCGGCGTTGGGCCGATAAACAGACGCGGCGGTTTGACCCCGCGGCAGGGGTCTTCGGCAATCCCATCCCGACGCTCTCCAGTCAGTTCGACAACACCATCCTCACGCATCAAGGTGTGCTGGCCTACCAATACCGCCGTCAGGCTACTCGGCTAACCCTGCGCCTGACATACCAAAATCGCCGGATGCTGGGAGATCAAACCTATCCATACCCGGTCCGAGTGGATCGAGCTTTCAATGTGCTCCTGCCTTTTGCGGAACTGGAGTATCGACTGGGCCCCACGCAGAACCTACGCTTCATGTATCGGGCTTGGTCTGGCCTGCCCTCGATCAATCAGCTGCAGCCCGTAGTGGACAACTCCAACCCGCTCTTTCTTTCGAGTGGCAATCCGGATTTGGAGCCCAGCTACACCCACATGGGCATGATCCGGTATCAGGCGACCGACCCGCTGGGTGGGCGCTTTCTGATGGTCGCGCTGAACGTAAACTATGGGCTCAATTACATCACCAACGCTAGCTTGATCGCCCAACGCGACACGCTTTTGCCCAACGGGGTGTATCTGCCGCGGGGCACTCAGTACAGTTTCCCTACGAACTTGGACGGCAATCGGAGCGCGCGTCTCTTTCTCGTACACAGCCGGCCCTTGGGTGTGCTGCGAACTAGCCTCAACATGCTGGGTGGGCTCAACTACAACCGCACGCCTAGCTTGATCTCCGGCAGGAAGACCTGGTCCGATCTGTACGGACTCAATACGGGTTTGGTCCTGACGAGCAACATCAGCGAACGGGTGGACTTCCTGGTGTTGTACAACTTCAACTACAACCGCGTGCGCACCTCCACGGGCGCCAGCAACAACACCTATCAGCAGCATCGGGCCTCGGTGAACGTAAACCTGCAGCCCTGGAGCCGATTCGTGGTGAGCTCGCAGTTCTCTTACACCCAGTACGTGGGGTTGGGAGCCGAACTTGACGAACCCGTGTTGCTGTGGAACGCCGCTTTGGGCGTAAAATTCCTCAAGGACAATGCCGGTGAGCTGCGCATCGGGCTTTCGGACATCCTGAACCAGAACAAAGCCATCAGCCGCAGCGTAACCGAGCAGTACATTCAGGATACGCGCACGCAGGTGCTCGGCCGCTACGTGATGTTCAGCTTTTCGTATCGGCTGCGGAACTTCCGCATCTGA
- the ald gene encoding alanine dehydrogenase, translating into MTVGVPKEVKPYENRVAITPAGVHEFRKRGHQVLLEAGAGLGSGFTDAQYQEAGAEILESAVEIYERAEMILKVKEPVASEYALLREDQIVFTFFHFAASRELTEAVLRSGCVAIAYETVQRADGSLPLLIPMSEVAGRMAIQEGAKYLEKTHGGKGVLLGGVPGVRPAHVLILGGGVVGSNAARIAAGMGAQVTILDVNLYRLRQLAEVMPANVVTQVSNEHTIRELLPSVDLVIGAVLIPGARAPHLITRDMLRLMRPGTVVIDVAVDQGGCIETCKPTTHENPTYVVDSIVHYCVANMPGAVPMTSTIALTNATLPYALELAAKGWVRALKENRELLAGANIIHGRIVYPGVAEAFGFPLSDLNEVLGQHSMV; encoded by the coding sequence ATGACGGTCGGCGTTCCCAAGGAGGTTAAGCCCTACGAAAACCGCGTGGCCATCACCCCAGCCGGTGTGCATGAGTTTCGCAAGCGAGGCCATCAGGTGCTTCTTGAGGCCGGCGCCGGTTTAGGAAGCGGCTTTACGGATGCCCAATACCAAGAAGCTGGGGCGGAGATCCTCGAGAGCGCAGTTGAAATCTACGAGCGGGCCGAGATGATCTTAAAAGTCAAGGAGCCCGTTGCGTCCGAATACGCGCTTCTGCGCGAGGATCAGATCGTATTTACGTTCTTCCACTTCGCCGCAAGCCGCGAGCTCACCGAGGCCGTGCTGCGATCCGGTTGCGTGGCCATAGCGTACGAGACCGTGCAGCGGGCCGATGGCTCCCTGCCCCTGCTCATCCCCATGAGCGAGGTCGCGGGCCGAATGGCCATCCAAGAGGGGGCGAAGTACCTAGAGAAGACCCACGGGGGCAAGGGCGTGCTCCTGGGGGGTGTGCCCGGGGTGCGGCCGGCGCACGTGCTTATCCTCGGCGGAGGCGTGGTCGGTTCCAACGCCGCGCGCATCGCGGCCGGCATGGGGGCGCAGGTAACGATCCTGGACGTAAACCTGTACCGGCTGCGTCAGCTGGCCGAGGTCATGCCCGCCAACGTCGTCACCCAAGTCTCCAACGAGCACACGATCCGCGAGCTGCTGCCGTCGGTCGATCTGGTGATCGGGGCCGTATTGATTCCGGGCGCACGGGCGCCGCATCTGATCACGCGCGACATGCTGCGGCTCATGCGTCCGGGGACGGTGGTGATCGATGTGGCGGTCGACCAAGGCGGCTGTATCGAGACCTGCAAGCCCACGACGCACGAAAACCCCACGTACGTGGTGGACAGCATCGTGCACTACTGCGTGGCGAACATGCCCGGTGCGGTGCCCATGACGTCGACGATCGCGTTGACCAACGCCACGCTGCCCTATGCCCTTGAGCTGGCGGCCAAGGGATGGGTGCGGGCCCTAAAAGAGAATCGGGAGCTTCTGGCGGGGGCCAACATCATACACGGCCGGATCGTCTACCCCGGTGTGGCGGAGGCCTTCGGCTTTCCGCTGTCCGATCTGAACGAGGTGCTTGGACAGCACTCCATGGTTTAG
- the flgG gene encoding flagellar basal-body rod protein FlgG, giving the protein MIRALYTAALGMRAQQMGVDVIAHNLANANTTAFKRTRVEFQDLFYQRVPVVPEARNERTPPAELELGHGVQAVATARNFVQGSLIETGNALDLAIQGEGFFQIERPDGTIVYTRDGSFTLNEQGEILTSTGLPLVGRFVIPPEAASVVIGSDGTILVTLHGQSQPVQVGQIELARFINPEGLRPIGGNLYEATPASGEPILGVPNADGMGAIKQGFLEQSNVDVVQEMVNLIVAQRAYEINTKMVQTTDELWSMTNNMKR; this is encoded by the coding sequence ATGATACGGGCTTTGTACACAGCGGCCTTGGGCATGCGCGCCCAGCAAATGGGTGTCGACGTGATTGCCCACAACCTGGCCAACGCCAATACGACGGCCTTTAAGCGAACGCGCGTGGAGTTTCAGGACCTCTTCTACCAGCGCGTACCCGTAGTGCCGGAAGCTCGCAATGAGCGCACGCCTCCGGCTGAGCTAGAGCTTGGTCATGGCGTGCAGGCTGTGGCCACGGCGCGAAATTTTGTGCAGGGAAGCCTCATCGAGACGGGCAACGCACTGGATCTGGCCATTCAGGGTGAAGGCTTCTTCCAGATCGAGCGACCCGACGGCACGATCGTCTACACCCGGGACGGATCGTTCACCCTCAACGAACAGGGCGAGATCCTTACCTCAACGGGGCTGCCGCTTGTGGGCCGTTTCGTGATCCCGCCGGAGGCGGCCTCCGTGGTTATCGGCTCCGACGGGACGATTCTGGTCACCCTGCACGGGCAGAGCCAGCCTGTTCAGGTCGGGCAGATTGAGCTAGCCCGCTTCATCAACCCCGAGGGCTTGCGCCCCATTGGGGGCAACTTGTATGAGGCCACCCCCGCCTCGGGCGAGCCCATATTGGGCGTGCCGAACGCTGACGGCATGGGCGCGATTAAGCAGGGGTTCCTGGAGCAGTCCAACGTGGACGTGGTCCAGGAGATGGTGAACCTCATCGTCGCCCAGCGCGCCTACGAGATCAACACCAAGATGGTGCAGACCACAGACGAGCTGTGGTCGATGACGAACAACATGAAGCGATGA
- the dut gene encoding dUTP diphosphatase codes for MVEIRVRRLPHAGQWALPEYATEGAAGLDLRAAIEEPIRLEPGQRALVPTGIALALPSGFEAQVRPRSGLALRHGVTVLNAPGTIDSDYRGEVQVILINLGQEPFTIQPGERIAQLVIARYARVRWAVVSELEESARGAGGFGHTGRL; via the coding sequence ATGGTGGAGATCCGCGTGCGTCGGCTCCCTCACGCTGGCCAATGGGCGCTCCCGGAATACGCCACCGAAGGGGCGGCCGGGTTGGATCTGCGGGCGGCCATCGAGGAGCCTATTCGGCTCGAGCCGGGCCAACGAGCCCTTGTGCCCACGGGCATCGCTTTGGCGCTTCCTTCGGGCTTCGAGGCGCAGGTGCGGCCTCGAAGCGGCCTGGCGCTGCGGCATGGCGTGACCGTGCTCAACGCTCCGGGTACGATCGATAGCGATTACCGAGGCGAAGTGCAGGTTATCTTGATCAACCTTGGACAAGAGCCCTTCACGATTCAGCCCGGGGAGCGGATCGCCCAACTGGTCATAGCCCGCTACGCACGCGTGCGCTGGGCCGTGGTGTCGGAGCTCGAGGAGTCCGCCCGCGGCGCCGGCGGATTCGGACACACAGGACGCCTCTGA
- a CDS encoding flagellar hook-basal body protein, whose product MLERLRSAANAMSILLRRQEHLAHQLANLDTAGYKRDRLFLEMLQEALREDSTYQTQVRLQQWLEPAQGELEHTGGQLDVALLGPGWLAVEQAGEVLYTRNGRLHWDEAGFLRTSSGAFVLGQTGPIRLEEARWGARVRIDGEGVLWLEERRLDRLRLVHFARPERLEKLGGSLVRAPADMRPQPDTQTRLRQGYLERSTVDPLAALAELIALHRLFEFQQRSLQTADGLLGRVTSEMAKL is encoded by the coding sequence ATGCTGGAACGTCTGCGCAGCGCCGCCAACGCGATGAGCATCTTGCTCCGCCGCCAGGAGCATCTGGCGCATCAGCTCGCGAACCTGGATACGGCCGGTTATAAGCGGGATCGGCTTTTTCTGGAGATGCTCCAGGAAGCACTGCGGGAAGATTCGACATATCAGACCCAGGTTCGTTTGCAGCAGTGGCTAGAGCCTGCTCAAGGGGAGCTGGAGCATACCGGTGGACAGCTCGATGTGGCCCTCCTCGGACCGGGTTGGCTGGCGGTGGAGCAGGCGGGGGAGGTGCTCTACACCCGAAACGGACGCCTGCACTGGGATGAGGCGGGCTTTCTGCGCACTAGCTCCGGGGCGTTCGTGTTGGGCCAAACAGGCCCGATCCGACTAGAGGAGGCACGTTGGGGAGCCCGCGTTCGCATTGATGGAGAGGGCGTGCTCTGGCTTGAGGAGCGTCGCCTCGACCGGCTTCGGTTGGTGCACTTCGCCCGTCCAGAGCGGTTGGAGAAGCTAGGGGGGAGCCTAGTGCGCGCTCCGGCTGATATGAGGCCCCAGCCAGATACGCAAACGCGCCTACGTCAAGGGTACTTGGAACGTTCTACGGTCGACCCCCTGGCGGCCCTGGCGGAGCTGATTGCGCTGCATCGACTGTTTGAGTTTCAGCAGCGCTCTCTTCAGACCGCCGACGGTCTTCTGGGTCGCGTCACCTCGGAAATGGCCAAACTATGA
- a CDS encoding cob(I)yrinic acid a,c-diamide adenosyltransferase: protein MRIYTRTGDEGYTSLFGGRRVPKDALRVEAYGCVDELNAALGVVLVQEGLPGELSEALQELQRDLFVVGGDLACPEANDYVPRVKPEMTGRLERWIDGWEAKLERQKYFILPGGCPAAAWLHLARTICRRAERVCVALARQEAVNPELIRYLNRLSDALFVMARRANQEAGVSDVPWRPPR from the coding sequence ATGCGGATCTACACCAGAACCGGAGATGAGGGCTACACGTCCCTGTTCGGGGGGCGGCGCGTGCCCAAGGACGCGCTGCGCGTGGAGGCTTATGGGTGCGTCGACGAGCTCAACGCGGCCCTGGGAGTTGTCTTGGTCCAAGAGGGGCTGCCGGGGGAACTTTCCGAGGCGCTACAGGAGCTGCAGCGCGACCTTTTCGTGGTGGGCGGGGATCTGGCCTGCCCCGAGGCCAACGACTACGTGCCCCGCGTCAAGCCGGAAATGACCGGGCGTCTGGAACGCTGGATCGACGGATGGGAGGCGAAGCTAGAGCGCCAAAAGTACTTCATATTGCCCGGGGGATGTCCGGCGGCCGCTTGGTTGCATCTGGCCCGCACGATCTGCCGCCGGGCCGAGCGCGTCTGCGTGGCCTTGGCGCGTCAGGAGGCCGTAAACCCCGAACTGATCCGCTACCTCAACCGGCTTTCGGATGCGCTCTTCGTAATGGCCCGCAGGGCTAACCAAGAGGCGGGGGTCTCGGACGTCCCCTGGCGTCCTCCGCGCTAA
- a CDS encoding peptide MFS transporter, which translates to MQTVRTATRPALEQDRAFFGHPKGLSTLFFTELWERFSYYGMRALLILFMTAPAAAGGLGFDVATAGAIYGLYTALVYMTGLPGGWIADRFLGARKAVLLGGIIIALGHYSMFLPALTDALGDLIPFYTGLALIIIGTGLLKPNISTMVGMLYSPEDIRRDAGFSIFYMGINLGAFVAPFVCGYLGQRIDWHYGFGAAGLGMTLGLIQYLVGGRYLGEAGLKPARAVDPAQQARDRRLLAGGLGGALGTVALAILLDRLGVWRLTIGGVTRAMGLVLLLVPLVYFGLLFLRGRWTAPERGRLAAVMVLFVFSALFWSAFEQAGSTLNLFADRYTNTVLFGFSFPSSWFQSVNAFFIIMLSGAFAALWLALARRGREPSSPVKFALGLFFVGLGFLVLVPAALLAQAGVKVSPMWLVFTYLCHTIGELCLSPVGLSTVTKLAPERVVGQMMGVWFLSISLGNFIGGQIAGLFERLPLPVLFLAVFGTTAGAAFLLLLLLRPIKRLMGAVR; encoded by the coding sequence ATGCAGACCGTCCGAACCGCCACCCGGCCGGCCCTGGAGCAAGACCGGGCCTTCTTCGGGCATCCTAAGGGCCTTTCGACGCTCTTTTTTACGGAGCTCTGGGAGCGCTTTAGCTACTACGGCATGCGGGCCCTGCTGATCCTGTTCATGACCGCGCCCGCAGCCGCTGGCGGGCTTGGCTTCGACGTGGCCACGGCCGGGGCCATCTACGGGCTTTATACGGCTCTTGTGTACATGACCGGCCTGCCCGGCGGCTGGATCGCCGATCGGTTCCTGGGCGCCCGAAAGGCCGTTTTGCTTGGCGGCATCATCATCGCCTTGGGCCATTACAGCATGTTTTTGCCCGCCCTTACGGACGCCCTGGGCGATCTTATCCCCTTCTATACGGGGCTTGCGCTCATCATAATCGGCACCGGGCTTCTGAAGCCGAACATCAGCACCATGGTGGGCATGCTCTATAGCCCCGAGGACATACGTCGCGATGCCGGCTTTTCGATCTTCTACATGGGCATCAACCTGGGCGCTTTCGTGGCGCCCTTTGTGTGCGGCTACTTGGGGCAGCGCATCGATTGGCACTACGGTTTCGGGGCCGCGGGGCTCGGCATGACCCTAGGCCTGATTCAGTATCTCGTGGGGGGCCGCTACCTGGGCGAAGCGGGGCTTAAGCCCGCCCGTGCGGTCGATCCAGCTCAGCAAGCCCGGGACCGGCGGCTGCTGGCAGGCGGTCTGGGAGGTGCGTTGGGTACCGTCGCGCTGGCGATTCTGCTGGATCGGCTAGGGGTCTGGCGGCTTACGATCGGTGGGGTCACGCGCGCGATGGGCCTTGTGCTGCTCCTCGTGCCCTTGGTGTACTTCGGGTTGCTCTTCTTGCGGGGCCGGTGGACGGCTCCGGAACGGGGCCGTTTGGCGGCCGTGATGGTGCTGTTTGTCTTCTCGGCCCTCTTTTGGTCGGCTTTTGAACAGGCCGGCTCCACGCTAAACCTCTTCGCCGACCGCTACACGAACACGGTGCTATTCGGCTTTTCTTTCCCCTCCAGCTGGTTTCAGTCCGTAAACGCCTTCTTCATCATCATGCTCTCGGGCGCTTTTGCGGCCCTTTGGTTGGCCCTGGCCCGGCGGGGACGAGAGCCCTCCTCTCCCGTTAAGTTCGCTCTGGGGTTGTTTTTCGTGGGCTTGGGCTTTCTCGTCTTGGTTCCGGCGGCCCTGTTGGCCCAGGCCGGGGTGAAGGTCAGCCCCATGTGGCTTGTGTTCACATACCTGTGCCACACCATCGGAGAGCTATGCCTAAGCCCCGTGGGCCTGAGCACGGTTACGAAGTTGGCTCCGGAGCGGGTGGTGGGCCAGATGATGGGAGTCTGGTTTCTTTCGATTTCGCTTGGCAACTTCATCGGCGGCCAGATCGCCGGGCTTTTTGAGAGGCTCCCGCTACCGGTGCTCTTTTTGGCTGTCTTCGGCACGACAGCCGGTGCGGCGTTTCTGCTGCTGCTTTTGCTCAGGCCTATCAAGCGGCTGATGGGCGCTGTGCGCTGA